From the genome of Halorussus caseinilyticus, one region includes:
- a CDS encoding M20 family metallopeptidase — translation MTEVAELTRELVSIPSHDDETEAGDYVENWLREETDADVTRDGAGNVVARRDPEGDAAASVADDTSESAESLALVGHHDVVPPDDSQTTDDGSYVVSERDGRLYGRGTADMKGAVAAAMLAFRDADLGDTAADSPRELVFASFVGEEQGGIGARAAIEDGFAPDYAVVGEGSTGYSAEGVTDVAVAHKGRRGSTVVARGTSAHASEPEAGENAVYRACDAVDVVRDLDFPATEVLGEEVRGSVAVTEIDGGSAWNVIPEECTVTIDERTVPGERADLERVETVEGVEWRVDQDLPPMRCDDEDFAETVLTAASETQDSDPRLVSKPHATDAGWLAEAGTTCVVCGPAEPGEAHTDDESASLAVLERCYEIYRGAAERF, via the coding sequence ATGACCGAAGTCGCCGAGTTGACCCGCGAACTCGTCTCGATTCCGAGTCACGACGACGAGACCGAGGCGGGCGACTACGTGGAAAACTGGCTCCGCGAGGAGACCGACGCCGACGTGACCCGCGACGGGGCGGGCAACGTCGTCGCCAGACGCGACCCGGAGGGGGACGCCGCCGCCTCCGTCGCCGACGACACCTCCGAATCCGCCGAGTCGCTCGCGCTCGTCGGCCACCACGACGTGGTGCCGCCGGACGACTCCCAGACGACCGACGACGGAAGCTACGTCGTCTCAGAGCGCGACGGCCGCCTCTACGGTCGGGGCACCGCCGACATGAAGGGCGCAGTCGCCGCCGCGATGCTGGCGTTCCGCGATGCCGACCTCGGGGACACCGCCGCAGACTCGCCCCGCGAACTCGTCTTCGCCAGTTTCGTCGGCGAGGAGCAGGGCGGTATCGGAGCGCGCGCGGCCATCGAAGACGGGTTCGCGCCGGACTACGCCGTCGTCGGCGAGGGTTCGACGGGCTACTCCGCCGAGGGCGTGACCGACGTGGCAGTCGCGCACAAGGGTCGGCGCGGAAGCACCGTCGTCGCCCGCGGCACGTCCGCCCACGCCAGCGAACCCGAGGCGGGCGAGAACGCGGTCTACCGGGCCTGTGACGCCGTGGACGTGGTTCGTGACCTCGACTTCCCCGCGACCGAAGTTCTCGGCGAGGAAGTCCGGGGGAGCGTGGCCGTCACCGAAATCGACGGCGGGAGCGCGTGGAACGTGATTCCCGAGGAGTGTACGGTGACGATAGACGAGCGGACCGTCCCCGGCGAGCGCGCCGACCTCGAACGCGTCGAGACCGTCGAGGGCGTCGAGTGGCGCGTGGACCAAGACCTGCCGCCGATGCGGTGCGACGACGAGGACTTCGCCGAGACGGTGCTGACCGCCGCGAGCGAGACCCAAGACTCCGACCCGCGACTCGTCTCGAAACCCCACGCCACCGACGCCGGGTGGTTGGCCGAGGCGGGAACGACCTGCGTGGTCTGCGGTCCGGCCGAACCCGGCGAGGCCCACACCGACGACGAGAGCGCGAGTCTCGCGGTGCTGGAGCGATGCTACGAGATTTACCGCGGCGCGGCCGAGCGGTTCTGA
- a CDS encoding thioredoxin family protein, protein MTVTLKDFYADWCGPCKTQDPILEEMEADWDGVEFEKIDVDEHQDVANEYQVRSIPTIVVENDDGVVERFVGVTQRDELEDALEEAGA, encoded by the coding sequence ATGACTGTCACCTTGAAGGACTTCTACGCCGACTGGTGCGGCCCGTGCAAGACCCAAGACCCCATCCTCGAAGAGATGGAGGCCGACTGGGATGGCGTCGAGTTCGAGAAGATCGACGTAGACGAGCATCAGGACGTGGCCAACGAGTATCAGGTCCGGTCCATCCCGACCATCGTGGTCGAGAACGACGACGGCGTCGTGGAGCGATTCGTCGGCGTCACTCAGCGCGACGAACTCGAAGACGCGCTCGAAGAGGCGGGCGCGTAA
- a CDS encoding preprotein translocase subunit Sec61beta, whose product MSSGQNSGGLMSSAGLVRYFDAEDRNAIRIDPKTIVAFGVLFGVLIEVLNILGL is encoded by the coding sequence ATGAGCAGTGGCCAGAACTCCGGCGGCCTGATGTCCAGTGCCGGACTCGTCCGGTACTTCGACGCCGAGGACCGCAACGCGATACGCATCGACCCCAAGACCATCGTCGCCTTCGGCGTCCTCTTCGGCGTTCTCATCGAAGTCCTGAACATCCTCGGACTGTAG
- a CDS encoding PINc/VapC family ATPase, with protein sequence MNVLPDTSVVIDGRVSERVEDGDFEGATVLVPEAVVAELEAQANSGAESGWDGLSELQRLADLADEGSIELEYVGERPDATEKGLASEGEIDALIRDLAAEHDAVFVTSDVVQSEVAQAKGVEVEYVSPRVEETEVGRLSIEDYFDDQTMSVHLKAGVEPMAKRGDVGDMHYQTIGEDPTDEEEVREIASEIIDGAKESNEGFIELDEPGMTIVQFRDYRIAIAEPPFADGWEITAVRPIVKTDMEDYEYADELKDRLLERQRGVLIAGSPGAGKSTFAQAVGEFLAHNDFAVKTMEKPRDLQVGPEITQYTELGGEMEKTADSLLMVRPDYTIYDEVRKTDDFEVFADMRLAGVGMIGVVHATRAIDALQRLVGRVELGMIPQIVDTVVYIEAGKVAKVYDVSTQVKVPEGLMEEDLARPVIMIQDFETGRPEYEIYTFNRQVVTVPLNEGEREESGVSKLAKQEIEREIQSVARGAVDVEVQGQNRATVYVTDDDISYVIGKGGGRIEDIENRLGIDIDVRTHSEKPQSVSGASGGGSAGGAGAATRGETVTPDITSRHIVLPTDGHAGETVEVQADGEYLFTATVGRGGDIQVSRGSAIAEELERAIDREQAITVVGA encoded by the coding sequence ATGAACGTTCTACCGGACACGAGCGTCGTCATCGACGGCCGGGTCTCCGAGCGCGTCGAAGACGGCGACTTCGAGGGCGCGACAGTACTGGTGCCCGAGGCGGTGGTGGCCGAACTCGAAGCGCAGGCCAACAGCGGTGCCGAGAGCGGGTGGGACGGCCTGTCGGAACTTCAGCGACTCGCCGACCTCGCGGACGAGGGGTCCATCGAACTGGAGTACGTCGGCGAACGACCCGACGCTACCGAGAAAGGACTGGCGAGCGAGGGCGAAATCGACGCCCTCATCCGGGACCTCGCGGCCGAACACGACGCGGTGTTCGTCACCAGCGACGTGGTGCAGAGCGAAGTCGCACAGGCGAAGGGCGTCGAAGTCGAGTACGTCTCGCCGCGGGTCGAGGAGACCGAAGTCGGTCGCCTCTCCATCGAGGACTACTTCGACGACCAGACGATGAGCGTCCACCTCAAGGCCGGAGTCGAACCGATGGCAAAGCGCGGCGACGTGGGCGATATGCACTACCAGACCATCGGCGAGGACCCGACCGACGAGGAGGAGGTCCGCGAGATAGCCAGCGAGATTATCGACGGCGCGAAAGAGAGCAACGAGGGGTTCATCGAGTTGGACGAACCCGGCATGACCATCGTCCAGTTCCGCGACTACCGCATCGCCATCGCGGAACCGCCGTTCGCCGACGGGTGGGAGATTACCGCGGTCCGGCCCATCGTCAAGACCGACATGGAGGACTACGAGTACGCCGACGAACTCAAAGACCGCCTGCTCGAACGTCAGCGCGGCGTCCTCATCGCCGGGTCGCCCGGTGCCGGGAAGTCCACCTTCGCCCAAGCGGTCGGCGAGTTCCTCGCGCACAACGACTTCGCGGTCAAGACGATGGAGAAGCCCCGCGACCTACAGGTCGGCCCGGAAATCACCCAGTACACCGAGTTGGGCGGCGAGATGGAGAAGACCGCCGACTCGCTGTTGATGGTCCGGCCCGACTACACCATCTACGACGAGGTGCGCAAGACCGACGACTTCGAGGTGTTCGCCGACATGCGACTCGCGGGCGTCGGCATGATTGGCGTCGTCCACGCGACCCGCGCCATCGACGCCCTCCAGCGACTCGTCGGCCGGGTCGAACTCGGCATGATTCCCCAAATCGTGGACACCGTAGTCTACATCGAGGCCGGGAAGGTAGCGAAGGTCTACGACGTGTCCACGCAGGTCAAGGTGCCCGAGGGCCTGATGGAGGAGGACCTCGCGCGCCCGGTCATCATGATTCAGGACTTCGAGACGGGTCGCCCCGAGTACGAGATTTACACCTTCAACCGGCAGGTCGTCACCGTTCCCCTGAACGAGGGCGAACGCGAGGAGAGCGGCGTCTCGAAGTTGGCGAAACAGGAGATAGAGCGCGAGATTCAGTCGGTCGCCCGCGGCGCGGTGGACGTGGAAGTGCAGGGCCAGAACCGCGCGACGGTGTACGTCACCGACGACGACATCTCCTACGTCATCGGGAAGGGCGGCGGCCGAATCGAGGACATCGAGAATCGCTTGGGCATCGACATCGACGTGCGGACCCACAGCGAGAAACCACAGTCGGTCTCGGGCGCGTCCGGTGGCGGGAGCGCGGGCGGCGCAGGCGCGGCCACGCGCGGCGAGACGGTGACGCCGGACATCACCTCCCGGCACATCGTCCTCCCGACCGACGGGCACGCGGGCGAGACGGTCGAAGTGCAGGCCGACGGCGAGTACCTCTTCACCGCGACGGTGGGTCGCGGCGGCGACATTCAGGTCTCGCGCGGGAGCGCCATCGCCGAGGAGTTGGAGCGAGCGATAGACCGCGAGCAGGCGATTACGGTCGTCGGAGCGTAG
- a CDS encoding pentapeptide repeat-containing protein has protein sequence MSEELQSTPGEMVGATGNRRSVADERCGHTHEASAVTGLGGVCCWRPVWGDTDRCIWHADVAQKPSRQLEETAPTVGERLDGAIFRDVELSDADWPSGLTITDARFVNCNLEGTDLSGTDLRYSQFEGVDAQGVNLRGANLEHAEFDRTDLRGADLCGARLHYAVFDNARIAEETTFGKNVVYEEELLDTDDDRRISALDVVGPKHPDDNRLDRYEAAHWTYSELQRLAEDNGLTAASREYYRKRKNIRRREAWEFRSYPQALAKEAWRWTTGYGSNPWRVIATSIVVILLCGVIYPLTSGVIEPTAETTVTYQIKPSQGIYLNFVYILKTVYFSTVTFATLGYGDMQPLHGWARALAALEALLGQLLMALLVFVLTRNVTWSE, from the coding sequence ATGTCTGAAGAGCTGCAGTCTACACCGGGGGAAATGGTGGGTGCGACCGGGAACCGGCGTTCGGTTGCGGACGAGCGGTGCGGCCACACTCACGAGGCCAGCGCCGTCACGGGACTCGGCGGCGTCTGTTGCTGGCGGCCCGTCTGGGGCGACACGGACCGATGCATCTGGCACGCCGACGTAGCCCAGAAGCCCTCGCGCCAACTGGAGGAAACCGCGCCGACCGTCGGCGAGCGTCTCGACGGGGCCATCTTCCGGGACGTGGAACTGTCCGACGCCGACTGGCCCTCGGGACTGACCATCACCGACGCGCGATTCGTCAACTGCAACCTCGAAGGGACCGACCTGAGCGGTACCGACCTCCGATACTCCCAATTCGAGGGCGTGGACGCGCAGGGCGTCAACCTCCGGGGCGCGAACCTCGAACACGCCGAGTTCGACCGCACCGACCTCCGCGGGGCCGACCTCTGCGGCGCGCGCCTGCACTACGCCGTCTTCGACAACGCCCGCATCGCCGAGGAGACGACGTTCGGGAAGAACGTCGTCTACGAGGAGGAACTGCTCGACACCGACGACGACCGGCGAATCTCGGCGCTCGACGTGGTCGGGCCGAAACACCCCGACGACAACCGACTCGACAGGTACGAAGCGGCCCACTGGACGTACAGCGAACTCCAGCGACTCGCAGAGGACAACGGCCTGACCGCGGCGTCGCGGGAGTACTACCGCAAGCGGAAGAACATCCGGCGACGGGAGGCGTGGGAGTTCCGGTCGTACCCGCAGGCGCTCGCAAAAGAAGCGTGGCGGTGGACGACCGGGTACGGTTCGAACCCGTGGCGAGTAATCGCAACGTCCATCGTGGTCATCCTGCTCTGCGGGGTAATCTACCCATTGACCAGCGGCGTCATCGAACCCACCGCCGAGACCACCGTGACGTACCAAATCAAGCCGTCGCAGGGTATCTACCTCAACTTCGTCTACATACTGAAGACAGTTTATTTCAGCACGGTGACGTTCGCCACGCTCGGCTACGGCGACATGCAACCGCTCCACGGGTGGGCGCGGGCGCTCGCGGCCCTCGAAGCCCTGCTCGGGCAACTCCTGATGGCACTGCTCGTGTTCGTCCTCACCCGGAACGTAACGTGGTCGGAGTAA
- a CDS encoding carboxypeptidase M32 — protein sequence MASEAATDEASDAYSKFIRKVKRLENLGQAETVLSWDQEVMMPEGGTPARSKQRSALSTVTHEILTSDEMAELLDELEGEDLTDEQEAVVREVRRAHDRKSRVPEDLVEELSEVSSEAMPVWKEAKAEDDFSKFAPTLERLVELRREYAEHIDPDRDPYEVLFEKYEPYLGVDTAEEILQRLRDELVPLVDAIRESDAELATDTFTGEFDTDTQEELARDVLDELGYDWEHGRLDTAPHPFSAGNQFDARVTTRFNPEEPLGALMATVHEFGHATYTLGLPRDHYATPLGDSRDMTVHESQSRLWENHVGRSRAFWERFLPTMQDRFPEKLADASVEDAFEAANEVYEDNLIRVEADELTYHMHIVVRFEIERDLIRGDLDVEDVPEVWNDKYEEYLGIRPDSDAEGCLQDIHWSHGDFGYFPTYSLGSVLAAQLFASAEDDIENLDDKIAAGDFEPLHEWLTESVHRHGSRYTTDDLIREATGEDYTADYFLDYVKSKYGDLYELDDYQ from the coding sequence ATGGCAAGCGAAGCCGCCACCGACGAGGCGTCCGACGCGTACTCGAAGTTCATTCGGAAAGTGAAGCGACTGGAGAACCTCGGCCAAGCCGAGACGGTCCTGAGTTGGGACCAGGAGGTAATGATGCCCGAGGGCGGCACGCCCGCGCGGTCGAAACAGCGGTCGGCGCTCTCTACGGTGACTCACGAGATACTCACCTCCGACGAGATGGCCGAACTGCTGGACGAACTCGAGGGCGAGGACCTGACCGACGAACAGGAGGCGGTCGTCCGCGAGGTTCGTCGCGCACACGACCGGAAGTCGAGAGTTCCGGAGGACCTCGTGGAAGAACTTTCGGAAGTCTCCTCGGAGGCGATGCCCGTGTGGAAAGAGGCCAAGGCCGAAGACGACTTCTCGAAGTTCGCACCCACGCTGGAGAGACTGGTCGAACTCCGCCGGGAGTACGCCGAACACATCGACCCGGACCGCGACCCCTACGAAGTCCTGTTCGAGAAGTACGAACCGTATCTGGGCGTCGATACCGCCGAAGAGATTCTCCAGCGCCTGCGCGACGAACTCGTCCCCCTCGTGGACGCGATTCGGGAGAGTGACGCCGAACTCGCCACTGACACCTTCACCGGCGAGTTCGACACCGACACGCAGGAGGAACTCGCCCGCGACGTACTCGACGAGTTGGGTTACGACTGGGAACACGGTCGCCTCGACACCGCGCCCCACCCGTTCTCGGCGGGCAACCAGTTCGACGCTCGCGTCACGACCCGGTTCAACCCCGAGGAACCCCTCGGTGCGCTGATGGCGACGGTCCACGAGTTCGGCCACGCCACCTACACCCTCGGTCTGCCCCGCGACCACTACGCGACGCCGCTTGGCGACTCGCGGGACATGACGGTCCACGAGTCCCAGTCGCGCCTCTGGGAGAACCACGTCGGGCGGTCCCGAGCGTTCTGGGAGCGGTTCCTGCCGACGATGCAGGACCGCTTCCCCGAGAAACTCGCCGACGCCTCGGTCGAAGACGCGTTCGAGGCCGCCAACGAGGTGTACGAGGACAACCTCATCCGCGTGGAGGCCGACGAACTCACCTACCACATGCACATCGTGGTCCGGTTCGAAATCGAACGCGACCTGATTCGGGGCGACCTCGATGTCGAAGACGTGCCGGAAGTCTGGAACGACAAGTACGAGGAGTATCTGGGTATCCGCCCCGACTCCGACGCCGAGGGCTGTCTACAGGACATCCACTGGAGTCACGGCGACTTCGGCTACTTCCCGACCTACTCGCTCGGGAGCGTCCTCGCGGCTCAACTGTTCGCCAGCGCCGAGGACGACATCGAGAATCTGGACGACAAAATCGCCGCGGGCGACTTCGAACCGCTCCACGAGTGGCTGACCGAGAGCGTTCACCGCCACGGGAGTCGCTACACCACCGACGACCTGATTCGGGAGGCCACCGGCGAGGACTACACCGCCGACTACTTCCTCGACTACGTGAAGTCGAAGTACGGCGACCTCTACGAGTTGGACGACTACCAGTAG
- a CDS encoding carboxypeptidase M32, whose protein sequence is MADAYDDLLDRYERLTALEDGREYLYWDQQVTMPEGGTPARSRQLSTLSALEHQRLTADETGRLLDAAEGEDLTDEQEAVVREIRREYERAAEVPEELVEEHTRVRSEAQDDWQEAKANDDFSAFETTLERLLDLRVRKAEHIDPDRDPYEVMFEGGEPYLGLDTVERIFEELKDGLVPLIEDIRASEDVPPAFEGTFDADTQMALSEDVLDLLGYDWDRGRLDTSAHPFTLGTQFDARVTTRFDESDLLGAIGSTIHEFGHATYALGLPDDAYGSPLGESRSHGVHESQSRFWENHVGRTKEFWELFLPTVKEHFPQVSDVTPEEAYRAANRVKADNVIRVEADELTYHMHIVLRSEIEREFVSGDLAVSEIPAAWDDKMEQYLGVRPDTDAEGCLQDIHWTGGFANFQNYTVGSVLAAQLWATIEDELDGPRGLIRDGDFDPLHDWFRENVHRHGSRYTTDELIREATGEDLTAEYFLDYAREKFGDIYDL, encoded by the coding sequence ATGGCCGACGCCTACGACGACTTACTCGACCGATACGAGCGACTCACCGCGCTGGAAGACGGACGCGAGTACCTCTACTGGGACCAACAGGTGACGATGCCCGAGGGCGGGACGCCCGCCCGGTCGCGCCAACTCTCGACGCTCTCTGCGCTCGAACACCAGCGACTGACCGCCGACGAGACCGGCCGACTGCTCGACGCCGCCGAGGGCGAGGACCTGACCGACGAGCAGGAAGCGGTCGTCCGCGAGATTCGCCGCGAGTACGAACGGGCGGCCGAGGTTCCGGAGGAACTCGTAGAGGAACACACTCGCGTCCGGTCGGAGGCCCAAGACGACTGGCAGGAGGCGAAGGCGAACGACGACTTCTCGGCGTTCGAGACCACGCTGGAGCGACTCCTCGACCTGCGGGTCCGGAAGGCCGAACACATCGACCCGGACCGCGACCCCTACGAAGTGATGTTCGAGGGGGGCGAACCCTACCTCGGACTCGACACCGTAGAGCGAATCTTCGAGGAACTGAAAGACGGGTTGGTCCCGCTCATCGAGGACATCCGGGCGAGCGAGGACGTGCCGCCCGCCTTCGAAGGGACGTTCGACGCAGACACCCAGATGGCGCTCTCGGAAGACGTGTTGGACCTGCTCGGCTACGACTGGGACCGGGGCCGTCTCGACACCTCCGCCCACCCCTTCACGCTCGGCACCCAGTTCGACGCTCGGGTCACGACCCGGTTCGACGAGTCTGACCTCCTCGGCGCTATCGGTTCGACCATTCACGAGTTCGGCCACGCCACCTACGCGCTCGGACTCCCCGACGACGCTTACGGGTCGCCGCTCGGGGAATCGCGTTCCCACGGCGTCCACGAGTCCCAGTCGCGGTTCTGGGAGAACCACGTCGGGCGGACCAAGGAGTTCTGGGAGTTGTTCCTGCCGACCGTGAAAGAACACTTCCCGCAGGTCTCGGACGTGACGCCTGAGGAGGCGTACCGGGCCGCCAACCGGGTGAAAGCGGACAACGTGATTCGGGTCGAGGCCGACGAACTCACCTACCACATGCACATCGTCCTCCGGTCGGAGATAGAACGCGAGTTCGTCTCGGGCGACCTCGCCGTGAGCGAGATTCCGGCCGCGTGGGACGACAAGATGGAGCAGTACCTCGGGGTCCGGCCCGACACCGACGCCGAGGGGTGTTTGCAGGACATCCACTGGACCGGCGGCTTTGCCAACTTCCAGAACTACACGGTCGGGAGCGTCCTCGCGGCCCAACTCTGGGCGACCATCGAGGACGAACTCGACGGCCCCCGCGGCCTGATTCGGGACGGCGACTTCGACCCGCTCCACGACTGGTTCCGCGAGAACGTCCACCGCCACGGGAGTCGCTACACCACCGACGAACTGATTCGGGAGGCAACCGGCGAGGACCTGACGGCCGAGTACTTCTTGGACTACGCCCGAGAGAAGTTCGGCGACATCTACGACCTGTAG